The genomic interval CCATGAAACAAAAGGTAGTGTATAAGCGTTGTAGTTGAAGAAGATAGCAGACCGTGTGCAGAATGTGCACGGTTCTTCACCACGAAGAATATTACCGCACTGGAGATATGTAATGCGAATACACCCCGGAGGATCAGCCCATGAAGACTGAGTTGCGCATTAGGCTTTATGCCCTCATGCTCGCGATTGTGGCCATCAGCGTCATCTGGATTGTCGGATCGGGCGACGCCGCCCAGTCGACCTTGCAGAACGTCGTCTACGGCAACAGCATGTACGCCCAGGCCAATCCCGGCACGGCGCCGCCTTCGGAGGCAGCTCCCTCGCAGCGGCATTCCATCGCTTACTACACCAAGATGATGGCCGACATTGCGTACAAGATTCATTCGCGTTACATGGAAGATGTCGATCCGGAGAGTCTGATTGACGCCGGGATTGAGGGGATGCTTTCGAATCTTGACCCCTACAGTGTGGTGTTGAAGCCGAAGTCGTATGAATCGCTGATGGAGAATACCCACGGCAAGTACGAGGGTGTCGGAATGCAGATCGATCTGCGGGACAATCGCGTCACCATCGTGGCGCCGATGGAGGGTACGCCCGCCTGGCGGATGGGCTTCCGCGCCGGCGACCAAATTCTCAAGATCGACACGGTGTCGACGGACGGGATGAAGACGGACGAGGCCGCCAATTTGATGCGCGGACCGGCAGGTTCAAAAGTGAAGTTGACCATCCAGCGCCCCGGCATCGAGTATCCGCTCGAATTTGACGTTGAGCGCGCGGTCATCGAACTGCACTCAGTGCGCTACTACGGCATGATCCAGCCCGGTATCGGTTACGTCCGGATCGACAAGTTTTCGGAATCGACCACCGACGAGCTGGTCAGTGCCATCAATGACATGAAGAACAATATGGGGATGAAATCGCTGGTGTTCGACCTGCGCTCCAACGGCGGTGGCTTGCTCGACCAGGCGATCAGCGTCGCCAATCTCTTCCTGCCGAAGGACAAGCTGGTGGTTTACACGCAGGGTAAATACCCGACCTCGCAGCGCAAGTACTTCTCGCAGAATGAACCCATCTTCCCGGACGGCGATTTAGTCGTGCTGGTCAATGGCGGCACAGCTTCCGCGTCCGAAATCGTTTCGGGTGCTTTGCAGGATTGGGATCGCGGCGTGATTGTCGGCAATACGACGTTTGGCAAGGGTCTGGTACAGCAGATTTTCGGCGGGCAGGACGGTGAGGCGGCGTTGAAGCTGACGACCGCCAAGTATTACATCCCCTCCGGGCGTTGTATCCAGAAACCGGAACGCGCCAAGAAGAACTGGCAGCCGGAAGCGGACGAGGACATGACGCTCGAAGAGAAGAACAAAGAGGATGACGCCGGCCGAGAAGTGTTCCAGACCGCCGGCGGCCGCAAGGTTTATGGTGGCGGCGGCGTGGTGCCGGATGTGGTCGTAGAGGACGAAACCTGGAAGCCGATCGAGTACAATCTCGTGCGTAAGAACATGTTCTTCGAGTTCGCGATCGACTACACCACGACGCAGAAGAATCTGCCGAAGAACTTCGAAGTCAGCAGCGACATGGTTGAAGCGTTTCGTAAATACATCAAGGATAAGGGCTTTGACTACAAGACGGCGCTCGAGCTGGATCTGGAGAAATTCGAGGAGACGGCGCGCGAGATGAAGAAAGAAAACCTCTTCGCCGCCGACGTCAACGAGATGAAGCGGTTAATCGAGCAGGAGAAGGCCAAGGACTTCGACGAATCGCTGCCGTATATCAAGCAGTCGATCAAGCGCGAAATCCTGCGCAAGGAGTATGGCGAGAAAGGCATCTACGAGGAGATCACCCTCAAGGAAGACCCGCACGTCAAGCAGGCGCTGGAGCTGCTGAAGGACAAGGCCAAGTACGGTACGCTGCTGAAGCCGGTGGCCAAGAAGGACCAGGGTTAAGCCGCAGCAGGGCGATTTGAAGGTAATTCCGGACGGACGGCCGTGACAACGGCCGTCCGTTTTCATTGGCTGCGGGCAAATACTCACAATTGACACTGAACCTTTAACTCATAATTTCGACAGTAATACACATGGAGGTGAATTACTTGGGTCGACGAATTGGATTATTGGCAACGCTGGCGCTGCTACTCGCCGCTCCCGCCCTACTGTTGGGCCAAAGTGCCGTCAAGACGAAACCGCGCGGTGAGCGCTCAATCGCATATTGGAGCAAGCTGCTCGCCGACATGGCGCTGGCACTCCGTGACGGCTACATGGAAGAAATCAACATCGATCA from Candidatus Zixiibacteriota bacterium carries:
- a CDS encoding PDZ domain-containing protein: MKTELRIRLYALMLAIVAISVIWIVGSGDAAQSTLQNVVYGNSMYAQANPGTAPPSEAAPSQRHSIAYYTKMMADIAYKIHSRYMEDVDPESLIDAGIEGMLSNLDPYSVVLKPKSYESLMENTHGKYEGVGMQIDLRDNRVTIVAPMEGTPAWRMGFRAGDQILKIDTVSTDGMKTDEAANLMRGPAGSKVKLTIQRPGIEYPLEFDVERAVIELHSVRYYGMIQPGIGYVRIDKFSESTTDELVSAINDMKNNMGMKSLVFDLRSNGGGLLDQAISVANLFLPKDKLVVYTQGKYPTSQRKYFSQNEPIFPDGDLVVLVNGGTASASEIVSGALQDWDRGVIVGNTTFGKGLVQQIFGGQDGEAALKLTTAKYYIPSGRCIQKPERAKKNWQPEADEDMTLEEKNKEDDAGREVFQTAGGRKVYGGGGVVPDVVVEDETWKPIEYNLVRKNMFFEFAIDYTTTQKNLPKNFEVSSDMVEAFRKYIKDKGFDYKTALELDLEKFEETAREMKKENLFAADVNEMKRLIEQEKAKDFDESLPYIKQSIKREILRKEYGEKGIYEEITLKEDPHVKQALELLKDKAKYGTLLKPVAKKDQG